A genomic region of Capnocytophaga canimorsus contains the following coding sequences:
- a CDS encoding nucleoid-associated protein — protein sequence MLNLYNTHIDSLSIHRIGNQSKGEPLFISEQPYALNDEIIGLLKEYFFKPFREKEENYFRFSHDADVEFNELYQLITSIFENENSIHQVSKKIAQHLYNQSNHPHIKSGELYVTLLHDIFLDNQKVSAVGIFKSEMKHNFLQFEEQQNQLEIIIQEGVNIHKLDKGCIIFNVNKEEGYKVLSVDSNRYDTKYWLENFLGVDALIDENFFTKKYLKFSQDFAKEVILPAEDKKEEVMFMNRAINYFAKNDEFEETAFMNEVIDNPDLIPEFRNYKVEKGPKYKIEDVSSFPIANKAVSDVRKKIKNVIDLDTNIQIRLDFINPESAEKFVEKGWDQEKQMYYYLVYFNKEQKS from the coding sequence ATGCTTAATTTATACAATACGCATATCGATAGTTTATCTATTCATCGCATTGGAAATCAAAGTAAAGGAGAACCTCTTTTTATCTCCGAGCAACCCTATGCACTCAACGATGAAATTATTGGATTGCTTAAAGAATATTTTTTCAAACCCTTTCGAGAAAAGGAAGAAAATTATTTTCGATTTTCACACGATGCAGATGTGGAATTCAACGAACTTTATCAATTGATAACTTCCATTTTTGAAAATGAAAATTCAATTCATCAAGTCTCTAAAAAAATAGCTCAACATCTTTACAATCAGTCCAATCATCCGCATATCAAAAGTGGTGAGTTATATGTTACCCTTCTTCACGATATTTTTTTGGATAATCAGAAAGTGAGTGCGGTGGGTATCTTCAAGTCGGAAATGAAACATAACTTTCTACAATTTGAAGAGCAACAAAATCAGCTGGAAATCATTATACAAGAAGGTGTAAATATTCATAAATTGGACAAAGGCTGTATCATCTTCAATGTGAATAAAGAAGAAGGATATAAGGTACTTTCGGTAGATAGCAATCGTTATGATACTAAGTATTGGCTTGAAAATTTCTTAGGGGTTGATGCTTTGATTGATGAAAATTTCTTTACTAAAAAATATTTGAAATTCAGTCAGGATTTTGCCAAGGAAGTTATACTTCCAGCGGAAGACAAAAAAGAAGAAGTGATGTTTATGAATCGGGCAATCAATTATTTTGCTAAAAATGATGAGTTTGAGGAAACTGCATTTATGAATGAGGTTATTGATAATCCAGATTTAATCCCTGAGTTCAGAAACTATAAAGTAGAAAAAGGACCTAAATACAAAATAGAAGATGTGTCTAGTTTCCCAATAGCTAACAAGGCAGTTTCAGATGTTCGTAAGAAAATCAAAAACGTAATTGATTTGGATACGAACATTCAAATTCGTTTGGATTTTATCAATCCGGAATCAGCCGAAAAATTTGTAGAAAAAGGTTGGGACCAAGAAAAACAAATGTATTACTATTTGGTTTATTTCAATAAAGAACAAAAAAGTTAA
- a CDS encoding IS1096 element passenger TnpR family protein, protein MIYKFRVILDVKEDVIRDIAIEGTANLEDLHNAITQAFGFAGDEMASFYLSDDDWNQGEEITLFDLSENGETRLMQEETIENVVDEDQPKLLYVYDFFNMWTFFVELKEISQETESLSYPALLFAHGSIPAEAPEKNFESDDFNEFEDEFSDFDMDEEDYGEFGYGDDDYREDYY, encoded by the coding sequence ATGATTTATAAATTCAGAGTAATTCTCGATGTAAAAGAGGATGTTATCCGTGATATAGCTATTGAAGGAACCGCTAATTTGGAGGATTTACACAATGCTATTACTCAAGCTTTTGGGTTTGCTGGAGATGAAATGGCGTCGTTTTATTTGTCGGATGACGATTGGAATCAAGGTGAAGAAATTACCCTTTTTGACCTTTCCGAAAATGGAGAAACTCGTTTGATGCAAGAAGAAACCATAGAAAATGTGGTAGATGAAGACCAACCCAAATTACTCTATGTTTATGACTTTTTCAATATGTGGACATTCTTTGTGGAATTGAAAGAAATTTCGCAAGAAACAGAGTCTTTAAGCTATCCTGCACTTTTATTTGCTCACGGAAGTATTCCTGCTGAAGCTCCTGAGAAAAACTTCGAATCAGACGATTTTAATGAGTTTGAAGACGAATTCAGTGATTTTGATATGGATGAAGAGGACTATGGCGAGTTCGGTTATGGAGACGATGATTACCGTGAAGATTATTACTAA
- a CDS encoding orotate phosphoribosyltransferase, with translation MKLESKKVVIQKKDEQVYSFLNHLENFQKLMPESIEKFEMLGADAFVFALKGMPEIALERAEASAYRQMVLKAKDGKIPFLLKVDLESISENETQVQFCFEGNFNPMMAMMIKSPIAKFIETLADKMTIL, from the coding sequence ATGAAATTGGAATCTAAAAAAGTAGTAATTCAGAAAAAAGATGAACAGGTTTACAGTTTTTTAAATCATCTTGAAAATTTTCAAAAATTGATGCCTGAATCTATAGAAAAATTTGAAATGTTAGGAGCAGATGCTTTTGTATTTGCCTTAAAGGGGATGCCAGAAATTGCTTTGGAAAGGGCAGAGGCATCTGCTTATCGTCAAATGGTTTTGAAAGCCAAGGATGGTAAGATTCCTTTTTTATTAAAAGTTGATTTAGAGTCGATTTCGGAAAATGAAACACAAGTGCAGTTCTGTTTTGAAGGGAATTTTAATCCGATGATGGCTATGATGATAAAATCGCCTATTGCTAAATTTATTGAAACCTTGGCAGATAAAATGACAATTCTTTAA
- the pyrE gene encoding orotate phosphoribosyltransferase has translation MVLDKNTAQKTADYLLQIKAIKLNSENPFTWASGWKSPIYCDNRVVLSYPEIRNYIAQQMAREVQERYPQTQVIAGVATGAIGMGMLVADKLGLPFIYVRPEPKKHGRQNQIEGALQSGQKVTVIEDLISTGMSSLNAVKALKSAQAEVLGMLAVFSYGFETAHQNFKQENVVLHTLSNYENLLLQALNIGYISENELEMLKSWRENPSKWRQ, from the coding sequence ATGGTTTTAGATAAGAATACAGCTCAAAAAACAGCCGATTATTTACTGCAAATAAAAGCAATAAAATTGAATTCTGAAAATCCTTTTACTTGGGCATCGGGCTGGAAGTCGCCCATCTATTGTGATAATCGTGTAGTGCTTTCATATCCTGAAATTCGTAATTATATAGCCCAGCAAATGGCAAGAGAGGTTCAAGAGCGATATCCGCAAACGCAGGTAATTGCAGGAGTTGCCACTGGAGCTATTGGTATGGGTATGCTTGTGGCAGATAAGTTGGGCTTACCTTTTATTTATGTACGTCCTGAGCCTAAAAAACACGGAAGGCAAAATCAAATAGAAGGTGCTTTGCAGTCAGGGCAAAAAGTAACGGTAATTGAGGATTTAATCAGTACCGGAATGAGTAGTTTAAATGCCGTTAAAGCACTTAAATCGGCTCAAGCTGAGGTGTTAGGAATGTTGGCAGTCTTTTCTTACGGTTTTGAAACAGCTCACCAAAATTTTAAGCAAGAAAATGTAGTGTTGCACACTTTAAGCAATTATGAGAATTTACTTTTACAAGCTTTAAATATAGGGTATATTTCTGAAAATGAGTTAGAAATGCTTAAGAGTTGGCGTGAGAATCCGTCGAAATGGCGACAATAA
- a CDS encoding NUDIX hydrolase → MYEIFVNDKSIILTNIKDNTDTIKYFPLKDVSIEFIMEELEKKEVEKLYLYHPKSEKLLKKFKKKLLVIKAGGGIVTNSKGKILFIKRKNKWDLPKGKKEKGENIATSALREVEEETGVKKLKINNFKTITYHIFKRDGKYQLKETYWYEMTSDYKGKLTPQTAEDIEKVCWKKPDKLEKIVKSSYKNIQRLFGIV, encoded by the coding sequence ATGTATGAAATTTTTGTTAATGATAAGTCAATCATTTTGACAAATATAAAAGATAATACGGATACTATCAAATATTTTCCGCTAAAAGATGTCTCTATCGAATTTATTATGGAAGAGTTGGAGAAAAAAGAAGTTGAAAAATTGTATCTATATCATCCAAAATCAGAAAAACTACTCAAAAAATTCAAAAAGAAACTATTGGTTATCAAGGCAGGAGGGGGTATTGTTACCAATTCAAAAGGAAAAATTCTGTTTATCAAAAGAAAAAATAAATGGGATTTGCCCAAAGGGAAAAAAGAAAAAGGAGAAAATATAGCTACCAGCGCTTTGCGTGAAGTGGAAGAAGAAACAGGAGTTAAAAAATTGAAAATCAATAACTTTAAAACCATTACTTACCATATTTTTAAAAGAGATGGAAAATATCAGCTCAAAGAAACCTATTGGTACGAAATGACCAGTGATTACAAAGGCAAACTCACCCCACAAACTGCTGAAGATATTGAAAAAGTATGCTGGAAAAAACCAGATAAGTTGGAAAAAATCGTGAAATCATCTTACAAGAATATACAGCGACTTTTCGGAATCGTGTAA
- a CDS encoding deoxyhypusine synthase family protein: MSKGPISQFIEKNFLHFNAAALVDAAKGYETHLLEGGKMLVSLAGAMSTAELGISLAEMIRQGKVDIISCTGANLEEDVMNLVAHSHYKRVPNYRDLTPQDEWELLENHYNRVTDTCIPEEEAFRRLQKHLEEVWHKAEKNGERYFPHEFLYQVVNSGVLEQYYEIDPKNSWIVAAAERNLPIVCPGWEDSTTGNIFASNVIKGNLKASTVKSGIEYMVYLTEWYRANSGGKGVGFFQIGGGIAGDFPICVVPMMYQDLEWTDVPFWAYFCQISDSTTSYGSYSGAVPNEKITWGKLDIDTPKFIVESDATIVAPLIFAYILGQ, translated from the coding sequence ATGAGTAAAGGACCTATTTCACAATTTATAGAAAAGAATTTCTTGCATTTCAACGCTGCGGCATTGGTAGATGCGGCAAAGGGCTATGAAACGCATCTTTTGGAAGGCGGAAAAATGTTGGTTTCTCTTGCCGGAGCGATGAGTACTGCCGAGCTGGGGATTTCACTGGCAGAGATGATTCGTCAGGGGAAAGTGGATATTATTTCTTGTACAGGAGCAAACCTTGAGGAAGATGTGATGAACCTTGTGGCACATTCGCATTACAAACGTGTACCAAATTATCGTGACCTTACGCCTCAGGACGAGTGGGAACTTCTTGAAAATCATTACAATCGAGTAACGGACACCTGTATTCCTGAAGAGGAGGCTTTCCGCCGTTTGCAAAAGCATTTGGAAGAGGTTTGGCATAAAGCAGAAAAGAATGGAGAACGTTATTTTCCACACGAGTTTTTATACCAGGTGGTAAACTCAGGCGTATTGGAACAATACTACGAAATTGATCCGAAAAACTCTTGGATTGTAGCTGCTGCTGAACGTAACTTACCTATTGTTTGTCCAGGTTGGGAGGATTCAACTACAGGAAATATTTTTGCGTCGAATGTTATTAAAGGCAACTTGAAGGCTTCGACAGTGAAATCAGGTATTGAGTATATGGTGTACTTAACAGAGTGGTACAGAGCTAACTCTGGCGGAAAAGGTGTAGGCTTCTTCCAAATTGGTGGAGGTATTGCAGGAGATTTCCCTATTTGCGTGGTGCCGATGATGTACCAAGATTTGGAATGGACTGATGTACCTTTTTGGGCGTATTTCTGTCAAATCTCTGATTCAACAACCAGTTATGGTTCCTATTCAGGTGCCGTTCCGAATGAAAAAATCACGTGGGGAAAATTGGATATTGACACTCCTAAGTTCATCGTTGAATCCGATGCAACAATTGTAGCTCCACTAATTTTTGCATACATTTTAGGGCAGTAA
- the speB gene encoding agmatinase produces MRTYAAIPEKNATLENSKVMLITVPYDGTSTWGKGADKGPELFLNASENMELYDIETDTEPYLEGVYLAGEVSENASPEAMTEAVYQKTKELLKNEGKLFTLFGGEHSVSIGAIRAVGEKYDNLTVLQLDAHTDLRPDFHGSACNHACAVFEANQKHNLVQVGIRSMDAEEKRYLPEGRVFFAHQIAKNPNWIDEVLAKVSGNVYITIDLDAFDPAFAPSTGTPEPGGLQWYPTLELLHKVFKKCNVVAFDIVELMDSPAAKPTAFLAAKLYYKMLAYYHTAKK; encoded by the coding sequence ATGAGAACTTATGCAGCTATTCCAGAGAAAAATGCAACGCTGGAAAATTCAAAAGTAATGCTAATTACCGTGCCTTATGACGGAACTTCAACTTGGGGGAAAGGGGCTGATAAAGGACCTGAACTTTTTTTGAATGCTTCCGAAAATATGGAACTTTATGATATAGAAACCGATACGGAGCCCTATTTGGAAGGTGTTTATTTGGCAGGAGAGGTTTCAGAAAATGCTTCACCTGAGGCAATGACAGAAGCAGTTTATCAGAAAACCAAAGAATTGCTTAAAAATGAAGGAAAACTATTTACTCTCTTTGGAGGAGAGCACTCGGTATCAATAGGTGCTATTCGTGCGGTGGGCGAAAAATATGATAATCTGACCGTTTTACAGTTAGATGCTCATACGGATTTGCGTCCTGATTTTCACGGCTCGGCTTGTAACCACGCTTGTGCGGTTTTTGAAGCTAACCAAAAGCATAATTTGGTGCAGGTAGGTATCCGCTCTATGGATGCTGAAGAAAAACGATATTTGCCAGAAGGTCGTGTTTTCTTTGCGCATCAAATAGCTAAAAATCCGAATTGGATAGATGAGGTATTGGCTAAGGTTTCAGGTAATGTATACATAACCATTGATTTAGATGCTTTTGACCCTGCCTTTGCGCCTTCTACAGGAACCCCTGAACCAGGCGGATTGCAATGGTATCCTACTTTGGAATTATTACATAAGGTATTTAAAAAATGTAATGTGGTAGCCTTTGATATTGTGGAACTTATGGATAGCCCTGCGGCTAAGCCTACTGCCTTTTTAGCAGCTAAACTTTATTATAAAATGTTAGCTTATTATCATACTGCTAAAAAATAG
- a CDS encoding type III PLP-dependent enzyme domain-containing protein, whose amino-acid sequence MKNKYIDLIDQTYYFPQDEFRLEADELRFHNIDLMELVRQYGAPLKFMYLPRISENIQRAKRWFDKAIKKHRYKGVYNYCYCTKSSHFKHVMTEALKNDIHLETSSAFDIDIINNLIKEGRITQDNYIICNGFKRNGYIDGIADLINRGYKNCMPVIDNYEEINLFDQKVEGQYNIGIRIASEEDPRSEFYTSRLGIGYKNIVPFYNKEIRDNKKVTLKMLHFFINTGIKDNAYYWNELLKCLKVYIQLKKAAPELDSLNIGGGFPIKNSLAFEYDYAYMVDEIIRQIKIACDQEKVPVPNIFTEFGSFTVGEAGGAIYEIMYQKQQNDREKWNMINSSFITTLPDSWAINKRFVLLPINRWNDEYERVLLGGLTCDGDDYYNSEQNMNAIYLPKYNKNKPLYIGFFNTGAYQDTIGGVGGLQHCLIPQPKIILIDKDENGKITSRLFMEQQKAEEMLKILGY is encoded by the coding sequence ATGAAAAACAAATACATCGACCTAATAGATCAAACCTACTACTTCCCACAAGATGAATTCCGTTTAGAGGCTGACGAGCTTCGTTTCCATAATATTGATTTAATGGAGCTAGTTCGCCAATACGGAGCTCCTCTAAAATTTATGTATTTACCCCGAATTTCCGAAAATATTCAACGCGCAAAACGTTGGTTTGACAAAGCCATCAAAAAACATCGTTATAAAGGGGTGTATAATTATTGTTATTGTACTAAAAGCTCTCATTTTAAGCACGTAATGACTGAGGCACTTAAAAATGATATTCATTTAGAAACCTCATCGGCTTTTGATATTGATATCATCAATAATTTGATAAAGGAAGGGCGCATTACCCAAGATAACTACATCATTTGTAACGGATTCAAACGAAATGGATACATCGACGGTATTGCTGATTTGATAAATCGCGGATACAAAAATTGTATGCCTGTGATTGATAATTATGAGGAAATCAATCTTTTCGACCAAAAGGTTGAAGGTCAGTACAATATCGGTATTCGTATTGCTTCAGAAGAAGATCCTCGTTCGGAGTTTTATACCAGCCGCCTCGGTATAGGATATAAGAATATTGTTCCTTTTTACAATAAGGAAATTAGAGATAATAAAAAGGTAACTCTTAAGATGTTACATTTTTTTATCAATACAGGTATAAAGGATAATGCTTACTATTGGAACGAGCTTTTGAAGTGTTTAAAGGTGTACATACAGCTTAAAAAAGCAGCACCAGAATTAGATAGTTTGAACATTGGCGGAGGTTTTCCTATCAAAAATTCATTGGCTTTTGAGTATGATTACGCTTATATGGTAGATGAAATCATTCGCCAGATAAAAATTGCTTGTGATCAAGAAAAAGTGCCTGTACCTAATATTTTTACCGAATTCGGAAGCTTTACTGTAGGTGAGGCTGGTGGAGCCATTTATGAAATTATGTACCAAAAGCAACAAAATGATCGCGAGAAATGGAATATGATAAACTCTTCGTTTATCACCACTTTACCCGATTCTTGGGCAATAAACAAGCGATTTGTGTTGCTGCCGATAAATCGTTGGAATGACGAGTACGAGCGTGTTTTACTCGGAGGGCTCACTTGTGATGGTGACGATTATTACAATAGTGAGCAAAATATGAATGCAATTTATCTTCCTAAATATAACAAAAACAAGCCTTTGTATATTGGTTTTTTCAATACAGGAGCCTATCAGGATACCATCGGTGGAGTAGGAGGATTGCAACACTGCTTAATTCCACAGCCTAAAATTATACTCATCGATAAAGACGAAAATGGTAAAATCACTTCTCGTTTATTTATGGAGCAACAAAAGGCAGAAGAAATGCTGAAAATATTAGGATACTAA
- a CDS encoding ABC-F family ATP-binding cassette domain-containing protein codes for MVSVNGLSVEFGGTTLFSDVSFVINPQDRIALMGKNGAGKSTLLKILAGVRQPTKGSISFPKDCNIAYLPQHLMTRDGRTVFEETAQAFSHLHQMEERINFLNDELTRRTDYESDDYMKLIEEVSALSEKFYNIEDTNTDAEIEKTLLGLGFTRNDFHRKTDEFSGGWRMRIELAKLLLQKPDVLLLDEPTNHLDIDSIGWFEDFLIGSGKAVVVISHDRAFVDNITNRTIEVTMGRIYDYKAKYSHYLELRKERRAQQQKQYEEQQKMIAETQEFIERFKGTYSKTLQVQSRVKMLEKLQIIEVDEEDTSALRLKFPPSPRSGNYPVIAEDVGKSYEGKKVFADANFTIKRGEKVAFVGKNGQGKSTMIKCIMQEIKHDGTLTLGHNAQIGYFAQNQASLLDDELTVFQTIDDIAVGDIRTKIRDILGAFMFNKEASEKKVKVLSGGERTRLAMIKLLLEPVNLLILDEPTNHLDMRTKDILKQALLEFDGTLIVVSHDRDFLDGLVSKVYEFADGKVTEHLEDIYGFLQKKKMENLREIERK; via the coding sequence ATGGTTTCAGTCAATGGTTTATCAGTAGAATTTGGGGGAACTACCCTATTTTCAGACGTTTCTTTTGTAATCAATCCGCAAGATCGAATTGCTTTAATGGGCAAAAATGGCGCGGGTAAATCCACTTTATTAAAAATTTTGGCAGGTGTGCGTCAGCCTACCAAAGGCAGTATTTCCTTTCCTAAAGACTGTAATATTGCCTATCTGCCTCAGCATTTAATGACTCGTGACGGACGTACCGTATTTGAAGAAACGGCACAAGCATTCTCGCATCTACACCAAATGGAAGAGCGTATCAATTTCCTCAATGATGAACTTACCCGAAGAACCGATTACGAATCAGACGATTATATGAAGCTCATTGAAGAAGTATCTGCATTGAGCGAAAAATTCTACAACATAGAGGATACCAATACAGATGCCGAAATTGAAAAAACATTACTCGGATTAGGCTTTACCCGTAATGACTTTCACCGAAAAACCGATGAATTTAGCGGAGGATGGCGTATGCGTATTGAACTTGCCAAATTACTACTGCAAAAGCCCGATGTACTCCTTTTAGACGAGCCTACCAATCACTTGGATATTGACTCCATCGGTTGGTTTGAGGATTTTCTTATAGGTTCGGGTAAAGCCGTAGTGGTAATTTCACACGACAGAGCCTTTGTGGATAACATCACCAACCGAACCATTGAAGTTACAATGGGGCGTATTTACGACTACAAAGCCAAATATTCACACTATTTGGAGTTACGTAAAGAACGTCGGGCACAACAGCAAAAACAATATGAAGAACAGCAAAAAATGATTGCCGAAACGCAAGAATTTATTGAACGATTCAAGGGTACCTATTCAAAAACCTTGCAAGTACAGTCACGAGTAAAGATGCTTGAAAAATTACAAATCATTGAGGTTGATGAGGAAGATACTTCAGCCTTACGTTTGAAATTTCCGCCCTCACCTCGTTCAGGGAACTATCCGGTAATCGCTGAAGATGTAGGTAAATCGTACGAAGGCAAAAAAGTGTTTGCTGATGCCAATTTCACCATAAAACGAGGAGAAAAAGTAGCTTTCGTGGGTAAAAATGGGCAAGGAAAATCAACTATGATTAAGTGTATTATGCAGGAAATCAAGCACGATGGAACGCTAACCTTAGGTCATAACGCCCAAATTGGATATTTCGCTCAAAATCAAGCTTCCCTTTTAGATGATGAACTTACTGTTTTTCAAACTATTGATGATATTGCCGTGGGAGATATCCGAACTAAAATTCGTGACATCCTCGGAGCGTTTATGTTTAATAAGGAAGCGAGTGAAAAAAAGGTAAAGGTACTCTCCGGAGGCGAACGTACGCGACTAGCTATGATAAAGTTACTACTGGAACCCGTAAATCTACTTATTCTAGATGAACCTACAAACCACTTAGATATGCGTACCAAAGATATTCTAAAACAAGCTCTTTTGGAATTTGACGGCACCCTAATTGTAGTGTCACACGATCGAGATTTCTTGGACGGATTAGTATCAAAAGTATATGAATTCGCTGATGGTAAAGTTACCGAACACCTTGAAGACATTTACGGATTCTTACAAAAGAAAAAAATGGAAAACTTGCGAGAAATTGAACGCAAATAG
- a CDS encoding multiheme c-type cytochrome → MQKKYLYIIIPLVIILIGVGFFFHLPKTSEKGYTNIVSSENQHSKPISPETCRDCHQKEYTDWQSSHHFKAMEIATQETVLGDFNNTTYTADGVTSHFYKKEDKFYITTTDSDGKPHDFEVRYTFGFYPLQQYLVAFEGGRLQVTRQSWDSRKQRWFHQYEKQHIPHDDWLHWTGNAQNWNLMCASCHSTNLKKNYNPTDDTYQTTYTHLTVSCESCHGNTQKHLQAVKDKNYVKGSDSLWNISEQHTEILRCAPCHSRRGEIGGEFIDSNSFLDNYLPEIPSTPNYYADGQVLEENYKYASFLQSKMYQHGVRCSNCHDPHTTKLKAQGNQLCLQCHDTEKYNHQTHTFHQPQSEGSLCVKCHMPTKTYMGNDIRHDHVFRIPRPDLSAKYNVPNACNECHSDKSAQWANTHAKKWYGNLNKNNHFDEDLILGSSSKNPNRIENLKRLLASEDYPEIIKATALHYTSEIPTQTSIELLKSHLNHNNEQIRYQAVRGLNNFPITYYETEILPLLKDKIRAVRIATADLCLNHYGLQAALTKNGFQKAFNELESFILHQSDFASGSAIAGDFYAKTEQHQKALKFYQRALHKDKTLNYVRLNLATLLNGQKRNSEALKMLQEAASYEPKNAQIVFRLALLTYEMEQPELSLKYFEKTIQLEDKNPRVYYNYGLLLQEMGKVKQAENIFLKGLQQWADHKDLRYALYTLYAQQGQFEKAKKYQ, encoded by the coding sequence ATGCAAAAAAAATATCTTTATATCATCATTCCCCTGGTTATTATTCTCATAGGAGTAGGATTCTTTTTTCACCTACCAAAAACTTCGGAAAAAGGATATACTAATATTGTTTCTTCTGAAAATCAACACTCAAAACCCATCAGCCCTGAAACTTGTAGAGATTGCCACCAAAAAGAATATACCGATTGGCAATCGTCGCATCACTTCAAAGCAATGGAAATTGCTACGCAAGAAACCGTTTTAGGAGATTTCAATAACACCACTTACACTGCCGATGGGGTAACCTCACATTTTTATAAAAAAGAAGATAAATTCTACATCACCACAACGGATAGTGATGGTAAACCTCACGATTTCGAAGTACGCTATACCTTTGGTTTTTATCCGCTACAACAATATTTGGTTGCCTTTGAAGGTGGAAGATTACAAGTAACTCGACAAAGTTGGGATAGTAGAAAGCAACGTTGGTTTCATCAATATGAAAAACAGCACATTCCGCACGATGATTGGTTACATTGGACAGGAAATGCCCAAAACTGGAACCTAATGTGCGCCTCCTGTCATAGCACCAACCTAAAAAAGAATTACAATCCTACCGACGATACTTACCAAACCACCTATACGCATCTAACAGTAAGTTGTGAGAGTTGTCACGGCAATACACAAAAACATTTACAAGCCGTTAAAGACAAAAATTATGTAAAGGGAAGTGATTCTTTGTGGAATATATCGGAACAGCACACCGAGATATTGCGTTGCGCTCCGTGTCATTCCCGAAGGGGCGAAATTGGAGGAGAATTTATTGATTCGAATTCTTTTTTAGACAATTATTTACCCGAAATACCAAGTACCCCCAACTATTATGCTGATGGACAAGTTTTAGAAGAGAATTACAAATATGCTTCCTTTCTGCAAAGTAAAATGTATCAGCACGGTGTTCGATGTAGTAATTGCCACGACCCACACACCACCAAGCTCAAAGCACAAGGCAATCAATTGTGCTTACAATGTCACGATACGGAAAAATATAATCATCAAACTCATACCTTTCATCAGCCTCAGAGTGAAGGTAGCCTTTGTGTAAAATGCCATATGCCTACCAAAACTTATATGGGAAATGACATTCGTCACGACCACGTATTTCGCATTCCGCGCCCTGACCTTTCTGCCAAATACAACGTACCTAACGCTTGTAACGAATGCCACAGTGACAAATCGGCGCAATGGGCAAATACTCACGCCAAAAAATGGTATGGTAACTTAAACAAAAACAACCATTTCGATGAAGATTTAATATTAGGAAGCTCTTCTAAAAACCCAAATCGTATTGAAAATTTAAAACGATTGTTAGCCTCGGAAGATTATCCTGAAATCATAAAAGCTACAGCCTTACATTATACAAGTGAAATCCCTACTCAAACAAGCATTGAGTTGCTAAAATCACATCTTAATCACAACAACGAACAAATTAGATACCAAGCCGTTCGAGGGCTCAATAATTTCCCAATTACTTATTACGAAACTGAAATTTTACCTCTTCTGAAAGATAAAATAAGAGCCGTACGTATCGCTACAGCCGATTTATGTCTAAATCACTACGGGCTACAAGCGGCACTCACTAAAAACGGATTTCAAAAAGCCTTTAACGAATTGGAAAGTTTTATCTTGCATCAATCTGATTTTGCCAGCGGAAGTGCCATTGCAGGTGATTTCTATGCAAAAACCGAACAGCACCAAAAAGCATTGAAATTTTACCAACGTGCTTTACATAAAGACAAAACACTCAATTACGTACGTTTGAATTTGGCTACCCTATTAAATGGGCAAAAACGCAACTCAGAAGCCTTAAAAATGTTACAAGAAGCGGCATCGTATGAACCTAAAAATGCTCAAATCGTTTTTCGGCTTGCGCTACTGACTTATGAAATGGAACAACCCGAATTAAGCCTCAAATATTTTGAAAAAACAATACAATTAGAGGATAAAAACCCACGCGTTTACTACAATTACGGATTGCTACTACAAGAAATGGGCAAAGTAAAACAAGCTGAAAATATTTTTCTAAAAGGATTACAACAATGGGCAGATCACAAAGACCTCCGCTATGCGCTCTACACCCTTTATGCACAACAAGGACAGTTTGAAAAAGCTAAAAAATATCAGTAG